The Marinobacter qingdaonensis genome includes a region encoding these proteins:
- a CDS encoding ABC transporter substrate-binding protein — MTMMKKLLTSAVASAMMATGAQAAISNDTVKIGYLADMSGTYRDLAGPNGLKAMEMAIADFGGEVNGKKIEVVSADDRNSADVASSTVRRWVENENVDLVAGLVASSVSIAVSDILEENDKLGIVSGSAASSITNEHCTPNHIHYVYDTYPLANGTASAVVKEGGKTWFILTADYAFGHALEGDVTRVVEANGGEIIGTLRHPFPTPDFSSFILQAQASGADVVALANAGADTTNAINTASEFGLTQSGQTLAALLLFLNDVHSLGVEAAQGIQLTTGWYWDMNDETRAWSDRFMEVTGVRPSMIHAGVYSSTMQYLKAVEATGSDDAQTVRKQMMDTPINDMFTKNGVIREDGRMVHDMYLAEVKTPAESKGEWDLYKILRTIPAEEAYRPLSESKCPLVTSK, encoded by the coding sequence ATGACAATGATGAAAAAGCTTCTGACCTCAGCCGTTGCATCAGCCATGATGGCCACCGGTGCCCAGGCTGCCATCTCCAACGACACCGTCAAGATCGGTTATCTGGCGGACATGTCCGGGACCTACCGGGACCTGGCAGGCCCGAACGGCCTGAAAGCAATGGAAATGGCCATCGCCGACTTCGGTGGTGAAGTGAATGGCAAGAAAATCGAGGTGGTGAGCGCCGACGACCGCAACAGCGCGGACGTGGCCTCCAGCACCGTGCGCCGCTGGGTGGAAAACGAAAACGTTGACCTGGTCGCGGGCCTGGTGGCTTCCTCGGTCTCCATCGCCGTGAGTGACATCCTCGAAGAAAACGACAAGCTGGGCATCGTCTCCGGTTCTGCCGCCTCCAGCATCACCAACGAACACTGCACGCCGAACCACATCCACTACGTGTACGACACCTATCCGCTGGCCAATGGTACTGCCAGCGCCGTGGTGAAAGAGGGTGGCAAGACCTGGTTCATCCTGACCGCCGACTACGCGTTCGGTCACGCCCTGGAAGGGGACGTAACCCGAGTGGTTGAAGCCAACGGTGGTGAAATCATCGGTACCCTGCGCCACCCGTTCCCGACGCCAGACTTCTCCTCCTTCATCCTGCAGGCCCAGGCGTCAGGGGCTGATGTGGTCGCCCTGGCTAACGCCGGTGCCGACACCACCAACGCCATCAACACCGCCAGTGAGTTCGGCCTGACCCAGTCCGGCCAGACCCTGGCCGCGCTGCTGCTGTTCCTGAACGACGTTCACTCCCTCGGTGTGGAAGCGGCCCAGGGCATTCAGCTGACCACCGGCTGGTATTGGGACATGAACGACGAAACCCGTGCCTGGTCGGATCGCTTCATGGAAGTGACCGGTGTTCGCCCATCGATGATTCACGCCGGTGTGTACTCCAGCACCATGCAGTACCTGAAGGCTGTCGAAGCAACTGGTTCTGACGATGCCCAGACCGTACGCAAGCAGATGATGGATACCCCCATCAACGACATGTTCACCAAGAACGGCGTGATTCGCGAAGACGGTCGCATGGTTCATGACATGTACCTGGCGGAAGTGAAGACCCCAGCCGAATCGAAGGGTGAGTGGGACCTGTACAAGATCCTGCGCACCATTCCGGCTGAAGAAGCCTACCGTCCGCTCTCCGAGAGCAAGTGTCCGCTGGTCACCAGCAAGTAA
- a CDS encoding branched-chain amino acid ABC transporter permease, with amino-acid sequence MSMIFGVPLAVLSGQLLIGVINGAFYALLSLGLAVIFGLLKIINFAHGAMYMLGAMATVIMFDVLGVNYWVALFMAPLLVGVVGVLIEYFLLRRIAGQDHIYSLLLTFGIALLMQGVLTNIYGVSGLRYSMPDLFKGGINLGFMFLPYYRAWVIGIALVVCLGTWFMIEKTKLGAYLRAGTEDAQLMQGFGINVPLLVSLTYGFGVALAAFAGVLAAPIYSVTPVMGSHILITVFAVVVIGGMGSIGGAIITGILMGVIEGLTKTFYPPASSAVIFLVMVVVLMFRPAGLFGKEA; translated from the coding sequence ATGTCCATGATTTTCGGTGTCCCCCTTGCAGTGCTGTCTGGTCAGCTCCTGATCGGGGTCATTAACGGCGCCTTCTACGCGCTGCTGAGTCTCGGGCTGGCCGTGATCTTCGGTCTGCTCAAGATCATCAACTTCGCCCACGGGGCGATGTACATGCTCGGTGCGATGGCCACCGTCATTATGTTCGACGTCCTGGGCGTCAACTACTGGGTCGCCCTGTTCATGGCGCCGCTGTTGGTCGGCGTGGTCGGGGTCCTGATCGAGTACTTCCTGCTTCGGCGCATCGCCGGCCAGGACCACATCTACAGCCTGTTGCTGACCTTCGGTATTGCCCTGTTGATGCAGGGTGTGCTGACCAATATCTACGGTGTCTCCGGCCTGCGTTACTCCATGCCGGATCTGTTCAAGGGCGGAATCAACCTCGGGTTCATGTTCCTACCTTACTACCGGGCCTGGGTCATTGGCATCGCGCTGGTGGTGTGCCTCGGGACCTGGTTCATGATCGAGAAAACCAAGCTCGGCGCCTACCTGCGCGCCGGTACCGAGGACGCCCAGCTGATGCAGGGCTTCGGGATCAACGTGCCGCTGCTGGTCAGCCTGACCTACGGCTTCGGCGTGGCCCTGGCAGCGTTTGCCGGTGTGCTGGCGGCTCCGATCTACTCGGTCACCCCGGTCATGGGCTCGCACATCCTGATCACCGTGTTCGCGGTGGTGGTGATCGGCGGTATGGGGTCCATCGGTGGCGCCATCATCACCGGCATCCTGATGGGGGTGATCGAGGGTCTCACCAAGACCTTTTACCCGCCGGCCTCCTCGGCCGTGATCTTCCTGGTCATGGTGGTGGTTCTGATGTTCCGGCCCGCCGGTCTGTTTGGTAAGGAGGCGTAA